TAGACGGCCTCTGGGTGCGCGTGCTCGCCGCGAACTCGCGCGGCACGGAGGTCGAGGTGCTGTAGCGTAGCGTCGTCCCATGCGAACTCACCGCGCGGTCCACTCCGCACGAGGACGTCTGCACGCAAAGGCTTTCCAACAAGAAGAACGGGCGTCCCAAGCGGGGCGCCCGTTCTCTGTTGCGGCTCTTGCCGGGTAGCGGATTGCCTGCGCGTGACGCCTAAGCCTAGCCTCCGAGGTAGGCCTTGCGGACGTCGTCGTCGTGCAGCAGGTCCGAGCCGGTGCCGGTCTTGCTGATGTGGCCGACCTCGAGCACGTAGCCCCTGTCCGCGATGGAGAGCGCCATGGACGCGTTCTGCTCGACCAGCAGGATGGTCGTGCCCTGATCGTTCAGGGCGCGGATGATGTCGAAGATCTCCTCCACGAGGATGGGCGCGAGGCCCATGGACGGCTCGTCCAGCATGAGGAGCTCCGGCTTGCTCATGAGCGCGCGGCCCATGGCGAGCATCTGCTGCTCGCCGCCGGACAGCGTGCCGGCCGTCTGGTTCATGCGCTCCTTCAGGCGAGGGAAGCGCTCGTACACGATCTCGAGCGTCTCCGCGTTCTCCGCGTCAGTGCGGGTGTAGCCGCCCATCTCGAGGTTCTCGGCCACAGTCATCTGCGCGAACACGCGGCGTCCCTCCGGGCAGAGGGCGAGGCCCTTCTCGACGATCTTGTGGGCCTTCACGCCCACGAGGCTCTCGCCCTTGAACTCGATGGAGCCGGAGTCGGGCTTGATGATGCCCGCGACGGTGTTGAGCGTGGTGGACTTGCCGGCACCGTTCGCGCCGATGAGGGTGACGATCTCGCCCTGGTTGATGTCGAACGAGATTCCTTGCACCGCCTTGATGGCGCCATACGACACGTGCAGGTCCTTGACGGAAAGAAGCGCCATTACTTCACCCCCTGCTTGCCAAGATAGGCCTCGATGACCTTCGGGTCCTGCTGGATCTCCTCGGGCGTGCCCTTCGCAATGATTTTGCCGTAGTTGAGGACGCCGACGACCTCGCACACGCCCATGACGAGGGACATGTCGTGCTCGATGAGGAGGATCGCGATCTGGAACTCGTCGCGGATCTTCAGGATGTTCTCCATCAGCTCCTCGGTCTCGTTCGGGTTCATGCCCGCCGCAGGCTCGTCCAGAAGCAGGACCTTGGGATGCGTCGCGAGCGCGCGCAGAATCTCGAGGCGACGCTGCGCGCCGTACGGCAGGTTGCCCGCCCTCGTGTCCGCGAACTTCTGCATGTCGAAGATGCCGAGAAGGTCCATCGCCTTGTCGCGGAACTCCCTCTCCTGCTTCCAGTGCTTGGGGAAGCGCAGCATGTCCGTCACGAGGTTCGTGCTCATGGAGTTGCCGAAGCCGACGAGGATGTTCTCCGCGACGGTCATCTGGCTGAACAGGCGGATGTTCTGGAACGTGCGGGCGACGCCGAGCTTGTTTACCTGGACCATGCTCATGCCTGCCGTGTCGTAGCCATCGACGAGGATGGTGCCGCGCGTCGGCTTGTACACGTTCGTGAGCAGGTTGAAGATCGTGGTCTTGCCGGCGCCGTTGGGCCCGATGAGGCCGGAGATCTCCGTGCGACCCATGGCTATGTTGAAGTCGTCGACGGCCGTGAGTCCGCCGAAGTCGATGCCGAGGTGCTTCGCCTCGAGGACGGGGATCTTGCCAAGGTCTCGCTCGGGGATGAGGTTGGGGCTCTCCATCTGCACCAGGACGGAGCGGCGCTTCTTCTCTTCGCTGGTCAAGGCTACTCCACCTCCTCTGCGGACGCGCTCTTCTTCCAGGGGAACTCGCGGTTGGCGATCTTCTCGAGGACGTTGCCGAGCGAGAAGTCGTACGTGCCGAGCAGGCCCTGCGGACGGAAGATCATGACGAGGATCAGCACGATGGCGTACACGACCATGCGGTAGTCCGCGAACGCGCGCAGTGCCTCGGGCAGGATCGTGAGGAAGGTCGCGGACAGCACGGAGCCGAGCATGGAGCCCATGCCGCCGAGGACGACCATGACCAGGATCTCGATCGACTTCATGAAGCCGAACTTCGCGGGGGCCATGACGCCGATGCAGCCTGCGTACAGGCCTCCGCCGATGCCGGCGAAGAACGCCGAGACGACGAACGCGAGCGTCTTGTAGTACGTGGTGTTCACGCCGGAGGCCTCGGCTGCGATCTCGTTGTCGCGGATGGCGAGGATCGCGCGGCCGTGGCGGGACTTCATCATGGTGTGGATGAGGAAGAGTGAGATGACCACGACGACGGACGTGTTCAGGAAGTTCGTGTACGCGGGGATGCCCGTGAGGCCCTTCGCGCCGCCCGTGAGCTCGAAGCCAAGTACGCCATCGATGTTAAGCATGATGACGCGAATGATCTCGGCGAAGCCGAGCGTGATGATGGCGAGGTAGTCGCCCTTCAGGCGCAGCGCCGGGATGCCGATGATGATGCCGCAGATGGCGGCGCAGATGCCGCCGAACACGAGCCCGACGACGAACAGAAGCGACGCAGCGGGGGTGCCGAGAACGAAGTCGCGCATCGTGACGCCGAAGGCAGGCATCATGCGCATGATGAAGATGGCGCACGAGTAGCCGCCGACCGACATGAAGCCGGCGTGACCGAGCGGCAGCTGTCCGAGGTAGCCGGTCGCGATGTTGAGCGACACCGCCATGATGATGTAGATGCCCACCTGCTCGAGCACGGACGTCTGGTAGCGGGTGATGATGCCCTGGCCCACCATCATGTCGCCGATTGCGAGGAACAGGACGACGAGCACGGTGTTGATGATGTAGCGCTTTCCGACGGATATGGTCTTGCGAGGACGAGAGCCCTTCGGAGCGCCTGCGGTAATGATGGGCTTCTCCCCGTTCTTGAGTTCTTCCACGACGACCTCCTTACACTTTCTCGCTCATCGTGCGGCCGAGAATGCCGGTGGGCTTGACGATCAGCACGATGATAAGGAGCAGGAACACGACGGCGTCCTTCCACACGGAGAGCCCCAGCGCGGAGACGAACACCTCTGCGAAGCCGACGAGCAGACCGCCGATGACGGCGCCCGGAATCGACCCGATGCCGCCGAGGACGGCCGCGACGAACGCCTTCGTGCCGAGCATGATGCCCATGGTCGGCGTCGCCTGGGAGTAGGCCATGCTGTACAGGACCGCGCCGATGCCCGCGAGCGCAGAGCCAAGGGCGAACGTGAAGGAGATCGTGGTGTTGACGTTGATGCCCATGAGCCTTGCCGCACCCATGTCCTCGGACACCGCGCGCATGGCCTTGCCGAGCTTCGTCTTCTGGACGAGGAACGTCAGCACCGCGGTCGAGATGGCCGTCACGACGATCGTGAGGATGGCGTTCAGCGAGAGGCTCATGCCCGCGACCTTGATGTTCGAGACGCTTATGAACGGAGGGACGACCTTCGCGTCTGCGCCGAATACGAGCTGCGCGCCGTTCTCCAGGAAGTACGAGACGCCGATGGCCGTGATCAGGATGGAAAGGCGCGGTGCGTTGCGCAGCGGGGCGTATGCGACCTTGTCGATGAGGACGCCGAGCAGCGTGCAGCCCGCGACCGAAAGAATGACGGCGATGACGGGGTTCATCCCCAGCTTCGCCATGACGATCCAAGAAATGTACGCGCCGACCATGATGATGTCGCCATGGGCAAAGTTAAGGAGCAGGATGATGCCATACACCATCGTGTAGCCCAGGGCGACGAGCGCATAGATGCTGCCGAGCTGCAATCCGTTCAGCAGCTGCGTTAAAAACGTCACGGCAAACACTTCCTCTCGTGTACCAGCTCGTTGGTTCGGTTACTGACTCGGGACCGGGGCTCTCTTGCGTGCCCCCGTACCCCAAAGGCGCCGAGAGAGATCCCCCGGCGCCTCCAAAGTGTCTCCTAAGAGACCATCCCTACAGGGTGGTCTCGATGTACTCCTTGCCGTCCTTGAAGCCGATGATGAGCGTCGACTTCACGGGGTCGCCGGTGCCGTCGTACTTGATCGTACCGGTGACGCCCTCGACCTTGCCCTTCGCGATGGCGTCGATGACCTTCTGCTTGTAGTCCTCGTAGTCCTTCGCGTCGCCGTCCTTCTCGACCTTGTCGATGGCGGTGAGCAGGATCATCGCGGCGTCATAGCCCAGTGCGCAGAAGTTCGTCGGGTCGCTCTTGTACTCGGCCTTGTAGTCCTTGATGAACTGCTGGACGTGCTTGTCGTCGTTCGCGGAGACGAACGAGGTGTCATAGAAGCAGCCCTCGAGGTCCTTGCCGGAGGCGTAGTCCTCGTCGCCGCCGACGATGTTCGCCCAGCCGTCGGCGCCCAGGAAGACGCCCGTGTAGCCGAGCTCGCGCGCCTGGGTGACGATCTTGCCGTCGTCCTGGTAGTAGTTCGGGGAGAGGACGGCGTCCGGCTTCTTCGCGATGATGTTCGCGAGCTGCGCCTTGAAGTCGACGTCACCCTGGGAGTAGCTCTCCTGCGTGGCGACGGTGAGGCCCTTCTTCTTAGCCTCCTTCACGAACGCGTCGTTCACGCCCTTCTCGTAGTCGCCGCCGGAGTTGAAGATGGTGCAGACGGTCTTGTAGCCCTGCTGCGCCGCGAAGTCGGCCATGAGCTTGCCCTGGTAGGGGTCGGTGTAGCATGCGCGGAACGCGTTCTTGCCGTACTTGATGAAGTCGGCCGCGGTGGCAGAGGCGGTGACCAGGGGGATGTTGTCGCTGACGGACGCCTGCGCGACGGCGATGGACGGCGTGGACGTGACGTCGCCGACGATGCCGACCACGTTGTCCTCGACCATCTTCTGGTACACGTTCACGGCCTCGGTGGCATCGCCCTTCTCGTCCTGGACGACGAGGTCGATCTTCTTGCCGGACTTGGTGCCGCCCTTCTTGTTGAACTGCTTCACGTAGAGCTTGGCACCGTTGCGGACGGCGAGGCCGTACTGGGCGACGTCGCCGGAATACGGACCCATGAGGCCGACCTTCAGGGTCTTGCCAGAGATGGCGGAGTCAGAGCCGGAACCGGAGCCACAGGCGGAAATGAGCGAGGCTACCCCAAGGCCCAGGGCGGTGGTGCCACTCGCCTTGAAGAGGTCGCGCCTCGTGATGTTGTTTGCCATTTTATTACCTCCATCTTTACTAAGGGTGCCTCTAGGCATCATTTAGCTTGAACCAAACTTAAGCCTTTAGGTGCTTCAAGTCACCGAAAGCTGCCGATGGTTATCGTGTCTGCAACATTTGAAGTCGTTTGGAAACATGCGCACGATAACGTGGCGAGAAAAGCGAGGGGACGCGGCTTTGGCCACGCCCCCACAACAACAATTTTTTCACGTTAGCCCCGGCGTCGCCTGAGGCGTCGCGCCGCGAGCATGACGAGCGTGCCGAACAGCACGCCCGAAAGGTCGAGCAGCACGTCCGTGAGCAGGCTCGACCTGCCGGGCGTGAACATCTGGATGGTCTCGTCCGCCACGGGCGCGAGGCAGCACGCGAGCGTGCCGAGCTTCACGAGGCGCATCGCCCCTGCGTCCACGCCGTAGGACGCGCGCATGAAGCCGCCCTGGGCCGCCGTACGCAGCCCGGAGCACAGAAGCCCGAGCATCGCGTACTCCAGGAAGTGGGCGCACTTGCGTATGAGGTGCGTCATCTGGTGCGCGTCGGTGACGCCCGCCGCCTCGAACGCCGGGCGCAGCGCGTGCATCACCACGTTGCTCTCCCCCGTCGACGCGGGTCCCGGCACGAGCGAGTGCCCCCACACGAACGCGAGCCACAGCAGCACGACCACGAGCCACACGCCCGCGGCGCGCGACGCGTGCGCGGAGCCCCTGCCGGCCACGCTCTAGGCCTCCCTGACCATGCTCGCCATGTGGCGGGGCTTGTACGCGGCCTGCGCACCGCGCTGGCGCGTGCGGTGCAGCTTCGCCGTGGACTTCAGGCTTTGGCTTCCGCCCTGGATGACGTGGAGGTACTCACGCGAGGAGCGGCGTGCCGCTTGGCTCTTGTTGCGCGAGAACTCGTCGTCTATCAGGTAGTCGATGTAGGACTCCGTGTCCACTACCTCGGGGTGGCCGGCCGGCGCGCGGAACGGGATGAACTTCGTCGGGTCCTCGAGGCCGGTCGGGTCGTCGATCGCGTCCGCGCTTCCGACGACGTCGTTGAAGGCCGGTACGCGCGGGCCGCGGTCGATGTTCTCGTCCATCGCCTCGAGCGCGGTCTCCCACAGGTCGCCCTGGTCCAGCTCGTCCGCATCGCGGCGCTCGGGATACTTGCCCTGGTACACTTCTGGGACGCTCTGCGCTATGCGCGCGGCGCGGGAGCGCGCGAACTCCATGGCGGGCGTGAGCTTCCTGCCCTCGGCACCCTCCCCCTGCGCTGCTTCCGCCTGTGCCGCGGCGGCGCGTCGCGGAGCGGGGTCCATCCACGCCGGAATCTCTAACGAGTCCGCCGTCTGGTTCACGCTCGGAGCGAAGTCCAGCTGGTCCGGCGCGCCCACCAGGCGCACGGACTCGCCCAGGCGCTCGTTCCACCAGCTCGTGCCCACGTCGCCCACCGATCCGTCCGCGCGCTCGATGATGGGCAGCCCCTCGAACTTGTCGCCTCCCAGGCGGTCGTGCAGGACGCTCGCCACGCCGCGGGCGCGAGCGGCCATGCGGGCACTGAGCGTCTCGTGCTTCACGTAGCGCTCGGCGACGTTCACGTAGTCGTTCTCGTTCGCGGACTCCTCGTCCACGGCGGGCACGCGCGACGCGATGACCGCGTTCACGGGGCGCGCGATCGTCTCGTCCACGGAGTATGCGCCGCTGACGGGCATGACGCCCACGTAGTGGCCGGCGGGTTCCGCCATCTTCGGGGCGGCGTAGCTGCGGGACGGCGCGGGCGCGACCGGCTGTGCCGGCTGGTGGCTCTCCGCCTGCGCCGCAGGGACGGCCGAACCATCGAGGCTGGCCGCGGCTCTCGCGGCGACGTCACCCCTCGCACCCAGGACGGCCGTCGGCTCCTCAGCCTGCCCGTCCTTCTCGGCGCCTTCCCTGCGCGCATGCGCCCGGGCGAGAAGTGCCACGACGCTCGTTGCGGCCGCACCGCAGGCGACGCCCAGGGCGAAGGTGGCGAGGGGGTTGCCCGCGACGTCGCGACCAAGGTCGGCCAGGGTCGCCGCATGGGCCGTCTGAGGGACGACCGCGCCCCATGCGCCAAGAAGCCCCGCAGCCACCGCCGGGTTCCTTCTTGCCTTGTTCATCCCTGCACCTCCCGCGCCGTGCCCGATGCATCACACGCGGAATCGAAGAATCGCCAGCGACGCCAGCGGCTTTAACCACGCTGCGCGTCCATTTGCGGAGACAACGGCCTGCTTCGTCTTATCTTCGTATACCGTCGTAGTATGCAGTCGAGGCAGAGTACCTCAGACTGTTTTCGATATTAGCCAAACCCCCGGGTTTTTCAAGGCTCAGGGCCAAATCTTAGG
This sequence is a window from Parafannyhessea umbonata. Protein-coding genes within it:
- a CDS encoding VanZ family protein, with amino-acid sequence MAGRGSAHASRAAGVWLVVVLLWLAFVWGHSLVPGPASTGESNVVMHALRPAFEAAGVTDAHQMTHLIRKCAHFLEYAMLGLLCSGLRTAAQGGFMRASYGVDAGAMRLVKLGTLACCLAPVADETIQMFTPGRSSLLTDVLLDLSGVLFGTLVMLAARRLRRRRG
- a CDS encoding ABC transporter substrate-binding protein; its protein translation is MANNITRRDLFKASGTTALGLGVASLISACGSGSGSDSAISGKTLKVGLMGPYSGDVAQYGLAVRNGAKLYVKQFNKKGGTKSGKKIDLVVQDEKGDATEAVNVYQKMVEDNVVGIVGDVTSTPSIAVAQASVSDNIPLVTASATAADFIKYGKNAFRACYTDPYQGKLMADFAAQQGYKTVCTIFNSGGDYEKGVNDAFVKEAKKKGLTVATQESYSQGDVDFKAQLANIIAKKPDAVLSPNYYQDDGKIVTQARELGYTGVFLGADGWANIVGGDEDYASGKDLEGCFYDTSFVSANDDKHVQQFIKDYKAEYKSDPTNFCALGYDAAMILLTAIDKVEKDGDAKDYEDYKQKVIDAIAKGKVEGVTGTIKYDGTGDPVKSTLIIGFKDGKEYIETTL
- a CDS encoding branched-chain amino acid ABC transporter permease, whose product is MTFLTQLLNGLQLGSIYALVALGYTMVYGIILLLNFAHGDIIMVGAYISWIVMAKLGMNPVIAVILSVAGCTLLGVLIDKVAYAPLRNAPRLSILITAIGVSYFLENGAQLVFGADAKVVPPFISVSNIKVAGMSLSLNAILTIVVTAISTAVLTFLVQKTKLGKAMRAVSEDMGAARLMGINVNTTISFTFALGSALAGIGAVLYSMAYSQATPTMGIMLGTKAFVAAVLGGIGSIPGAVIGGLLVGFAEVFVSALGLSVWKDAVVFLLLIIVLIVKPTGILGRTMSEKV
- a CDS encoding ABC transporter ATP-binding protein, whose product is MESPNLIPERDLGKIPVLEAKHLGIDFGGLTAVDDFNIAMGRTEISGLIGPNGAGKTTIFNLLTNVYKPTRGTILVDGYDTAGMSMVQVNKLGVARTFQNIRLFSQMTVAENILVGFGNSMSTNLVTDMLRFPKHWKQEREFRDKAMDLLGIFDMQKFADTRAGNLPYGAQRRLEILRALATHPKVLLLDEPAAGMNPNETEELMENILKIRDEFQIAILLIEHDMSLVMGVCEVVGVLNYGKIIAKGTPEEIQQDPKVIEAYLGKQGVK
- a CDS encoding ABC transporter ATP-binding protein; protein product: MALLSVKDLHVSYGAIKAVQGISFDINQGEIVTLIGANGAGKSTTLNTVAGIIKPDSGSIEFKGESLVGVKAHKIVEKGLALCPEGRRVFAQMTVAENLEMGGYTRTDAENAETLEIVYERFPRLKERMNQTAGTLSGGEQQMLAMGRALMSKPELLMLDEPSMGLAPILVEEIFDIIRALNDQGTTILLVEQNASMALSIADRGYVLEVGHISKTGTGSDLLHDDDVRKAYLGG
- a CDS encoding branched-chain amino acid ABC transporter permease, which codes for MEELKNGEKPIITAGAPKGSRPRKTISVGKRYIINTVLVVLFLAIGDMMVGQGIITRYQTSVLEQVGIYIIMAVSLNIATGYLGQLPLGHAGFMSVGGYSCAIFIMRMMPAFGVTMRDFVLGTPAASLLFVVGLVFGGICAAICGIIIGIPALRLKGDYLAIITLGFAEIIRVIMLNIDGVLGFELTGGAKGLTGIPAYTNFLNTSVVVVISLFLIHTMMKSRHGRAILAIRDNEIAAEASGVNTTYYKTLAFVVSAFFAGIGGGLYAGCIGVMAPAKFGFMKSIEILVMVVLGGMGSMLGSVLSATFLTILPEALRAFADYRMVVYAIVLILVMIFRPQGLLGTYDFSLGNVLEKIANREFPWKKSASAEEVE